Part of the Musa acuminata AAA Group cultivar baxijiao unplaced genomic scaffold, Cavendish_Baxijiao_AAA HiC_scaffold_1138, whole genome shotgun sequence genome, ACCCACTTGTGGCTTTTGGTGGGCCACAAGAGGAGGGGATTGGTCAACTGCCATTGGGGCCCGCACGTACCTCCAATCCGAGTGCCCCCTCCTTTGCCTATTAAAGCCCGACTGCAATCGAAGCAAGCAAAGAGAAGAAGAATGAGTTGAGGAGTGGATTTGGACTACTACTCTTgtttccctcctcttcctccctgtTTCGGTGTCTTCGGGTACCAGTATCAGATGGCCGTGGAGGTTGAAGACGATGTCTTCTTTGCAGATCTAAGCAAGCAGATTGCCAtgctaattatggatgatgaggaAGAATTCCCAGTGCAGTGTCCACCCCTTCCGGTTCAGGTTTTCCTCACCAATCTTTGTGAACTGTTTCCTCAAATGGCCGCCATAGGGGAGGGAGGGATAAGATGTCTGCTGTTTCCTGATGTCTTGCCATGAATCAGACCTTCATATATATTCTGGCCTCCATGTTTGACACTGGTTCATATCATGTTCTCCACAGGGGCTTCCCTGCATGCCTCGAACCATGATGCTGCCATCATCATATGGCTACGAGGAGATGGCCATCGGAAGGGAGAGAAAAGGAACTGGAGTCTTCATTCCACTCTCCACTGCaccaagaagaaagaagaggccaAGGAGATCCACTTGGGTGGACAACCGCAACGACTTCCATGGGCAGAAGCTGGGCATGTCTGCGACCGTGGCTTCTCCCATCACCATCACCAAACCTCATCGACCCAAATCATTGCAGGAACTCGAGTGTGCTAAAGAGCCACAAATAGTAATATCTAATGATCTTAGCTCATATTAACTACAGAAATTGTCATGGTAAGTTTTGTACAGGAGAATAACACTCTTCCAACTGGTTGTGTGTGTACCTGTGAAGAGGGCCTCAAATAAGCTTCCAACCTCCTCTGTCGAATGTATAATTCCTGTAATAGCTAGAAATGTATTGGTTGATGAATGCAAAGCATGAAAAA contains:
- the LOC104000068 gene encoding uncharacterized protein LOC104000068 — protein: MAVEVEDDVFFADLSKQIAMLIMDDEEEFPVQCPPLPVQGLPCMPRTMMLPSSYGYEEMAIGRERKGTGVFIPLSTAPRRKKRPRRSTWVDNRNDFHGQKLGMSATVASPITITKPHRPKSLQELECAKEPQIVISNDLSSY